The Solirubrobacterales bacterium genome has a window encoding:
- a CDS encoding O-antigen ligase family protein translates to MTASALELAGMLLACGGAAVALLARDPRIRYGAGAIALVAAPALVAGDVWQTERFVDLRGDPAKLVAVIAFAVVAVGCGAVLFHRVRWAFPVSAFVALPLRVPVQLGGATSHLLLPLYLVIAAGFVCFAYRALAPDGSAGKDGANPTNADAAAEAPAVTWLYRALAATLVVYAIQTAYSAHVSNAIENAAFFLVPFAVMFVLLTEVRWTPRLLGEVLVGVTGLALLLAGVAFWEYAARDLLLSRGNLLQSNQLHLYFRVNSVFYDPNVFGRYLALTLVALAAYLAWARGTRGPIVAAAAAGVLLAALALSYSITSFGALLAGLLVVAALRWSLRWALAGGAAILICGAIFLLASGTGESDLGSAKDFDTTTSGRVDLVRGGLELAEDRPIWGWGSGSFGAAFSRHIERARTTVSHSEPITVAAEQGGIGLAVYLGLVVVALVVLLSGGVASAGPAAAAACFVAMLVHSLSYAGFAIDPATWALLGMGVALRRSRPVPAAASAAVGSCGALVPKNGDPLPSSSGRPA, encoded by the coding sequence ATGACCGCTTCCGCCCTCGAGCTGGCGGGCATGCTGCTTGCTTGCGGCGGCGCGGCGGTGGCGCTGTTGGCTCGCGATCCGCGAATTCGATACGGCGCCGGGGCGATCGCGCTGGTGGCGGCCCCGGCGTTGGTTGCCGGCGACGTATGGCAGACGGAGCGCTTCGTCGACCTGCGGGGAGATCCGGCCAAGTTGGTCGCGGTGATCGCGTTCGCCGTGGTTGCTGTCGGCTGCGGGGCGGTGCTGTTCCACCGTGTCCGCTGGGCATTTCCGGTCAGCGCGTTCGTCGCCCTGCCCCTGCGCGTCCCGGTGCAGCTCGGCGGCGCGACCTCGCATCTGCTGTTGCCGCTCTATCTCGTGATCGCCGCCGGGTTCGTGTGCTTTGCATACCGCGCGCTCGCCCCCGATGGGAGCGCGGGCAAGGACGGCGCGAACCCGACCAACGCGGATGCCGCCGCAGAGGCGCCCGCTGTCACCTGGCTCTACCGTGCCCTTGCGGCGACGCTGGTGGTGTATGCCATCCAGACCGCCTACTCGGCGCACGTCTCGAACGCGATCGAGAACGCCGCCTTCTTTCTGGTCCCCTTCGCCGTCATGTTCGTCCTCCTGACCGAAGTGCGCTGGACTCCGCGGCTCCTCGGCGAGGTCCTGGTCGGGGTAACCGGCCTTGCCCTGCTGCTGGCCGGCGTGGCGTTCTGGGAGTACGCGGCGCGCGATCTGTTGCTCAGTCGCGGGAACCTGCTCCAGTCGAACCAGCTCCACCTCTACTTCCGGGTCAACTCGGTCTTCTACGACCCCAACGTCTTCGGTCGCTACTTGGCCCTCACCCTGGTCGCCTTGGCCGCGTATCTGGCCTGGGCCCGCGGGACGCGCGGCCCCATCGTTGCCGCGGCCGCCGCCGGCGTCCTGCTGGCGGCGCTCGCGCTGAGCTACTCGATCACCAGCTTCGGCGCCCTGCTGGCGGGCCTCTTGGTGGTCGCGGCGTTGCGCTGGAGCCTTCGCTGGGCGCTCGCGGGCGGGGCGGCGATCCTGATCTGCGGGGCGATCTTCCTGCTGGCGAGCGGCACCGGCGAGAGCGATCTCGGCTCGGCGAAGGACTTCGACACCACCACCTCGGGGCGGGTCGACCTGGTGCGTGGTGGCCTGGAGCTGGCGGAGGATCGGCCCATCTGGGGCTGGGGCTCCGGGTCCTTTGGAGCGGCCTTCTCGCGCCATATCGAGCGGGCGAGGACCACGGTCTCCCACTCGGAGCCGATCACCGTTGCCGCCGAGCAGGGGGGGATCGGCCTGGCGGTCTACCTGGGTCTGGTGGTCGTGGCCTTGGTTGTCCTTTTGAGTGGCGGCGTCGCCTCCGCGGGGCCGGCCGCTGCCGCGGCATGTTTCGTGGCGATGCTCGTGCACAGCCTGAGCTATGCGGGCTTCGCCATCGACCCCGCTACGTGGGCGCTGCTCGGCATGGGTGTGGCGTTACGGCGGTCACGTCCAGTCCCGGCGGCGGCCTCTGCCGCCGTCGGCAGTTGCGGTGCTCTCGTTCCCAAGAACGGCGACCCGCTGCCGTCCAGCAGTGGCCGTCCGGCATGA